Sequence from the Thermodesulfobacteriota bacterium genome:
AACCCCCATGCCTCCCCTACCCTCCGCCGCACCGGAACCCGGCGAGCCCCACCCCAGGCGATGGGCCGCTGCGGCGGCGTTGGTTCTCGCCGGGGGAGGAATCCTGGTGTCCATGATCGGTCAGCGCTGGGGCATGCCGGCGTTGGAGAGGTGGGCGGGGCCGGGGCTCACCCTGCTCGGGGCGGGCCTCTGGGCCGCGCATCGGCTGGGCAGACCGAGGCACTAGCGTCTTCCAGTTCCTCGAAGCGCGGGGGGCGATGCGAACGGAAGAGGACCGGGGCGACCTCGCCGGGAGGCCGCCCCGCACCGTCTCCGGGTGCGCCGGTGCCGGGCGGGTTGGGCGCACCGGGGGGGACTAATGGGCGACTTGGCTCAAGACCTTCTCGACCCCTCGGCCGAGTTGCTCCGAGGGGGTGACCACCAGCTCCCGCCCCGCCACCTCGGCGCGGAAGCGCTGGGAAGACTCGCTCCTTCGGTACACCTCCCGCAGCTCGTCCACCAGTCGGCCCTGCTTCATGGGATCCACCTTGTGCTGGGAGAGCAGGTCTTTGAGGCTCTTGACCTCGCTGCCCTCCACCCAGGCAAGCCCGAAGGTCTTGGGGGGCTTCCCGATGAAGACGTAGGCCTTCTCCCCGGTGGGCACCACCTCGAGGGGGTCGCTCACCCCCTGGAGCAGGGACTCGAGGGCGGGCTTCACCTCGGACAGACGCCGCGTGGCCGGGTTGTCGGCGTCGAGCTCGGGGTACTCCTGCCGGCCACCAAACAGTTTATTGAAAAGTCCCATGGCAAACTCCTTTCCGCCCGGCGGCACCTCCCATACTAGCCGACGGCTTGGTGTGTGTACAGAATTTCTCAGGCGCCGAAAGCGCATTTCAAGAGAGGCGCCTGCGCCACAGGACTCGCTCTGGCCAAACATGACGTGAGATCGCGTGAGTTCACAAGCCGTTGCGGCACGTGATTTGGCCGGATAGAGTGGTCCCGGGACGGCGCCGGGCATCCCGTCGTGCGCCTGTTCGTTCCTCCCCGACGAAGCGAGATGCCGATGAAGAGAACCACCCAACTGCGAAGGCTCCTGGAACGCCCCGGAATCCGGATGGCCCCCGGTTGCCACGATGCGCTCGGCGCTCGGTTCATCCAGCGGTCCGGATTCTCCGTCGCGTACGTAACCGGGTACGGGGTGGCGTGCTCGCTGCTCGGCCGGCCGGATGTGGGCGAGATCACCCTCACCGAGATGGTGACCCACGCGGCGCGCATCGCCGCCGCCATCGACATCCCCCTGATTTGCGACGCGGACACCGGATACGGTGGCCTGCTCAACGTGCAGCGCACGGTTCGGGAGTTTCAGCGGGCGGGGGTCGCGGGGATCCACATCGAGGATCAGCAGGAGCCCAAGCGGTGCGCGGCCATGGGGGGTGTGCGGGTGCTCGATCTCGACGCCGCGGTGGCCCGGGTGCGGGCCGCCGTCGAGGCCAAGGACGACCCGGACTTCTTTGTGATCGCCCGCACCGACTGCCGGCCCGCCCTGGGCGTGGACGCAGCCCTCGAACGGGCGCGCGCCTTCGCCGACGCGGGGGCCGACATGATCTACGTGGAGCTCTTGGGGTCGCGGGAGGAGGTCGCCCGGGTCGGGCGGGAGGCCGGGCCGACCCCCCTGCTCTTCGATATGTTCGACCACCCCGCGGTCCCCGTGCTCCGTGCCGCGGAGCTGGCGGAGATGGGCTACCGCATCGTCACCTTTCCCTTCACCTCGACACTGGCCTATGCGAAGGTGCTCGACGAGGTCTACCCCTCGATCCTCCGAACCGGGGGGGCCGCGGATGTGGCGGAGCGCAGGATGGGGCTCCACGCCTTCGAGGAGGCGATGGGTCTGGCAGAGATCTGGCGCGGTGTGGAGCGGCTCCAGGATTCGGCGCCCCTCCCGGGCGCCCGGCAGAAGAAGGGAGCGTGCCCATGAAGTGCCCGGAAGTCGTCAAGCCGGAGAACTGCTCCGGGTGCAGCATCTGCGAGCTTGCGTGCTCGTTCCACAACGGCCCAGACCGGTCCTTTCGTCCCTCGGCCGCGCACCTGCGCGCCGTGCGGACCGAAGGCCTCAACCGGTTTCGTATCGAGTTCTCGCCCGACTGCAACGGCTGCGGCCTGTGCGCGGCCCACTGCGGCTACGGCGTGTTCGGCGCGCCCATCGCCTCGGAGGAGGGGCCATGACGTCCGGCGGTTACACGGGCACGGTCCTGCACGTCGACCTCACCTCGCGCACGTCTCGGACCGAACCACTCCGGGAGGAGCTGCGGTCGCGCTTCCTCGGGGGCGCGGGGGTCAATGCGGCCCTGGCGCTGGAGCTCCTCGAGCCCGGGGGCGACCCCTTCGCGCCCGACAACTGCGCGATCTTCGGGCTCGGCCCCCTGGTGGGCACGCTCGTTCCCGGCGCCGGCAAGGGCAACGTGACCGCCCGCTCCCCCTACCGCCGCTTTCTCGGGATCTCCGGCCACGGGCGCTTCGGCATGCTCAAGTACGCCGGGTACGACCACCTCGTGGTCACGGGACGGGCCGACCGGCCCGTGGTGGTCGCGATCGCCGACGACCGGGTGTCGTTCCACGACGCGGACGGGCTTTGGGGCTGCGACGTCTTCGCGGCCACGGACCGGATCTGGGCCCGGCTCGGGGATCGCTTCGACGTGAGCTGCATCGGGCCCGGCGGGGAGAACGGGGTCTTCGACGCCGCCGTGATCACCAACAAGTACGCCGCCTTCGCCCGCGCCGGGATGGGCGCGGTGCTGGGCTCGAAGAACCTCAAGGCCATCGCCGTGTCGGGCACGGGCGGGGTGCGCGTGGCCGACCGCAAGCGCTTCTCCCGCGCCAGCAAGGAGCTCTTCGCCCGGGTTCGCGCCGACCCGAACCTCCTGGAGTGGCGGCGCCTGGGCACGCTCATCAGCCTCGAGACCTTCGCTAAGATGGGGCTCTACGCCAAGCACAACTTCCAGTCTGCCTACGACGGGGGCCTCACGGCCCACTTTCCGGTGGAGGGGTTCGCCGGGCAAGTCAAGGAAGGCGACGTGGCGTGTCTCGGGTGCCCCGTGGGCTGCAAGCACCACGTGCGGGTGCCCGCGGACGGCGGCAAAGGCCCCGACCTGCGCATGGCCGTGTCGTGCATGAACTCGGTGATGCAGGGCTTTGGCACCTTTTGCGGGCTCGAGAGCTGGCGCGAGGTGATCCGGTGCGCCGAGGTCGCCGTGGGGATGGGCCTGGACTTCATGAGCACGGGCGCCCTGATCGCCTTCGCCATGGAGCTCACCCAGCGCGGCGTCCTCACCCCGGACGACACCGACGGGGTGCGCCTGACCTGGGGAGACGGCGAGGCGGTGCGGGAGATGATCCGGCGGATCGGCACGCGCCGCGGCTTCGGCGACCGCCTGGCCCAGGGCCTGGAACAGGCCGCCCGCCTCCTCGGCCCGGCCGCCGAGCCCTACGCCGTCCACACCAAGGGGCTCGGGGTGCTCTACGACCCCCGCGTGCGGCTCGGGTCCACCGAGATCTTCTCCCAGTTCACCAACGTGCGGGGCTACATCTCCAACGTCAGCGTGGCCATGGTCGAGCGGACCGCCCAGCAGATCCGCCGCTACTGCGAGAAGCTCGGCCTTCGGCCCGAGGCCGTGGACCGGATCGTCACCGGTGACGGCTACGACGTGGGGCGGCTCACCAAGTGGACGGAGGACGCCTGCTCCGCCCTCGAGCTCCTGGGCGTGTGCATGTTCCCGCCCTTCCAGCGCCTCCCCCTCGACCTCTGGGCCGAGGCGTGCTCGGCCGCTACGGGGGTGGAGACCACGGCCGACGACCTGGTCCGGGCGTCCGAGAACCTCTGGCACGCCCGCCGCGCGTTCAACGTGCGGGAGGGCTCGGGTCCCCCGGACGACACCTGCCCCGACCGGTTCTTCTCCGAGTCCGTCTCGGCCGGCGATCGAACCTTCGATCCCCTCTCCCGGCCCGCCTTCGAGAAGCTCGTGCGGGCGTACTACGCGGAGCGGGGCTGGGACCCGGCGACGGGCGCCCCGCCCCCCGAGACCCTCGCGGAGCTCGGCCTCGGCGAGGTCGCGAGCGCTCGATCCGGCAACCGGCCCGGGGGGAGGGGTTCGTGCCGGGACTGATCGACGCGCACCTCCACTGGTGCCTCTTCGGCCGGCCGGTCGGGGAGGTGGTGTCCGAGCTCGAGGGGCTCGAGGCCAACGGCTACGAAACCGTGGTCGTCTTCCCTCTGCCGGCCATGGGGGCTCCCGCCGAACGGTCGGTCCACCTGATTCCCGGGGCCTACCGCGACTTCACCGGCATCGACGCAGCGCGCATGGTCCACGACGACCTCCAGGCCTGGCACGCGTTCCGACCCCTGTGGGCGGCCAAGCCCCGGCGCCTGCGGGTGCTCTCCTTCCTGGACGTGCGGGCCTGGAACGGGCGCTCGGACCTGGCCGGCTGGTGGGGAGAGGGCCACGCGGGCCTCAAGAACATCCTCGTCCTGGAGGAGGACGAGGGCAAGATGCGCATGCCGCCGCTTCGCCACGTGCCGGGCATCGGGCGGGAAGCCTACCTCGATGCCCACCGGGCGGTGTTCGCAGAGGCCGCGCAGCGGGACGTGCCCGTGATGTACCACGCAGACCTGAGCCTGCACGCGGGCTTCGTGGAGGAGTGCCTGGCGGCCCACCCCGGCCTGCGGGTGGCGATTCCCCACCTGGGCTTCAGCCGGCGCCGCATGGCGCGCCTGCTGGAGCGCTTTCCCGCCGTGTGGACCGACATCTCGAGCCTTCGGCCCTTCATCGAGGCCGACCCCGACGCCTACCGCTCCTTCCTCTTGGAGTTCCCGGATCGGGTGCTGCTGGGAAGCGACGCCATCGCCTGCCACGACCTGCGCCCGGCCCTGGACTACGTGCGGTGCGTGCGGGGCCTGGGGCTCCCGGAGGAGGTGGAAGAGGCCGTGCTGGCCGGCAACGCCCGCCGCTTCCTGGCGCGCTGCTGAACGGCCCCCTGCCGGCCATGCCCGGACCACCCCGGTCCTCCCCGTTCGCGGGCCCGCGGGCGCCTCACGAGAGCCGCCCCTTGAAGTCCTCGTACCCGAAGCGGCGCACCGCCGTGAGCTCGCCCGTCTCGGGCTCGTAGGTGCAGATGGCGGGGAGCTGGACCCCGTTGAAGGTGGTGTTCTTGACCATGGTGTAGTGGGCCTGGTCCAGGAAGGCCAGGCGGCTCCCCACCCCGAGGGGCTCCTCGAAGGACCAGTCGCCGATCACGTCGCCCGCCAGGCACGAGGGCCCCGCCAGGCGGTAGGTGTGGGCCTTCTCCCCCGGGTCGAAGCCCCGGTGGAGCGGGGGGCGGTAGGGCATCTCGAGCACGTCGGGCATGTGGCACGCCACCGAGACGTCGAGAATGGCGATGGGCCCCCCGTTGTCCACCACGTCGAGCACCTCCCCCACCAGGAGGCCGCTGCCCAGGACCACGGCCTCCCCGGGCTCCAGGTAGACCGCAAGGCCGTACGTCTCCCGGAAGTACCGCACCAGGGCCACGAGCCCCTCCACGTCGTAGCCCTCCCGGGTGATGTGGTGCCCGCCCCCCAGGTTGAGCCACTTCATCCGGGGCAGCAGATCCCCGAATTTCTCCTCGAAGGCCCGCGCCGTGCGCGCCAGGGGCTCGAAGAGCTGCTCGCACAGGGTGTGGAAGTGCAGGCCCTCCACCCCGACCAGCGACCGGCCCTCGAAGGCCGCCCGCCGGATGCCCAACCGCGACCGGGGGGCGCAGGGGTCGTAGAGGGGGGTCGCGCCCTCCGAGTGCTCGGGATTCACCCGCAGGCCCACCGAGACGCGCCCCTGCTCCGCCTCCCAGAGGGGTCGGAACCGCTCGAGCTGGGCAAAGGAGTTGAAGACCAGGTGGTTCGAGGCGGCCAGGAGCTCCCGGACGTCGGCCTCCTTGAGCCCGGCAGCGAAGCTATGGACCTCGCGCCCGAACTCCTCCCGCCCCAGGCGCGCCTCCCAGGGGGAGCTCGCGCACACCCCGTGGAGGGTCCTGGCGAGGAGCGGGAAGGTACTCCACATGGAAAAGCCCTTGAGCGCCAGGAGGATCCGGGCCCCGCTCTCCCGCTGCACCCGGTCGAGCACCGCCAGGTTCTCCCGCAGCACCCCCAGGTCGACCACGTAGGCGGGGGAGGGGGCAAGCTTCATGATGCGTTCGATGTGCGGTCGTCCCACGTCTTCTTCCTCCCTCGCCGCCCACGGACGCGTGGGCGCGGCCTGGAGACAGGGCCGGCGCCTCACGCCCGGCTGCTATACCCCAGGCGCTGCAAGAGCTCAAGGGGTGCGCCG
This genomic interval carries:
- a CDS encoding aldehyde ferredoxin oxidoreductase family protein gives rise to the protein MTSGGYTGTVLHVDLTSRTSRTEPLREELRSRFLGGAGVNAALALELLEPGGDPFAPDNCAIFGLGPLVGTLVPGAGKGNVTARSPYRRFLGISGHGRFGMLKYAGYDHLVVTGRADRPVVVAIADDRVSFHDADGLWGCDVFAATDRIWARLGDRFDVSCIGPGGENGVFDAAVITNKYAAFARAGMGAVLGSKNLKAIAVSGTGGVRVADRKRFSRASKELFARVRADPNLLEWRRLGTLISLETFAKMGLYAKHNFQSAYDGGLTAHFPVEGFAGQVKEGDVACLGCPVGCKHHVRVPADGGKGPDLRMAVSCMNSVMQGFGTFCGLESWREVIRCAEVAVGMGLDFMSTGALIAFAMELTQRGVLTPDDTDGVRLTWGDGEAVREMIRRIGTRRGFGDRLAQGLEQAARLLGPAAEPYAVHTKGLGVLYDPRVRLGSTEIFSQFTNVRGYISNVSVAMVERTAQQIRRYCEKLGLRPEAVDRIVTGDGYDVGRLTKWTEDACSALELLGVCMFPPFQRLPLDLWAEACSAATGVETTADDLVRASENLWHARRAFNVREGSGPPDDTCPDRFFSESVSAGDRTFDPLSRPAFEKLVRAYYAERGWDPATGAPPPETLAELGLGEVASARSGNRPGGRGSCRD
- a CDS encoding amidohydrolase family protein, whose translation is MPGLIDAHLHWCLFGRPVGEVVSELEGLEANGYETVVVFPLPAMGAPAERSVHLIPGAYRDFTGIDAARMVHDDLQAWHAFRPLWAAKPRRLRVLSFLDVRAWNGRSDLAGWWGEGHAGLKNILVLEEDEGKMRMPPLRHVPGIGREAYLDAHRAVFAEAAQRDVPVMYHADLSLHAGFVEECLAAHPGLRVAIPHLGFSRRRMARLLERFPAVWTDISSLRPFIEADPDAYRSFLLEFPDRVLLGSDAIACHDLRPALDYVRCVRGLGLPEEVEEAVLAGNARRFLARC
- the nspC gene encoding carboxynorspermidine decarboxylase; its protein translation is MKLAPSPAYVVDLGVLRENLAVLDRVQRESGARILLALKGFSMWSTFPLLARTLHGVCASSPWEARLGREEFGREVHSFAAGLKEADVRELLAASNHLVFNSFAQLERFRPLWEAEQGRVSVGLRVNPEHSEGATPLYDPCAPRSRLGIRRAAFEGRSLVGVEGLHFHTLCEQLFEPLARTARAFEEKFGDLLPRMKWLNLGGGHHITREGYDVEGLVALVRYFRETYGLAVYLEPGEAVVLGSGLLVGEVLDVVDNGGPIAILDVSVACHMPDVLEMPYRPPLHRGFDPGEKAHTYRLAGPSCLAGDVIGDWSFEEPLGVGSRLAFLDQAHYTMVKNTTFNGVQLPAICTYEPETGELTAVRRFGYEDFKGRLS
- a CDS encoding oxaloacetate decarboxylase, which produces MKRTTQLRRLLERPGIRMAPGCHDALGARFIQRSGFSVAYVTGYGVACSLLGRPDVGEITLTEMVTHAARIAAAIDIPLICDADTGYGGLLNVQRTVREFQRAGVAGIHIEDQQEPKRCAAMGGVRVLDLDAAVARVRAAVEAKDDPDFFVIARTDCRPALGVDAALERARAFADAGADMIYVELLGSREEVARVGREAGPTPLLFDMFDHPAVPVLRAAELAEMGYRIVTFPFTSTLAYAKVLDEVYPSILRTGGAADVAERRMGLHAFEEAMGLAEIWRGVERLQDSAPLPGARQKKGACP
- a CDS encoding 4Fe-4S dicluster domain-containing protein; the encoded protein is MKCPEVVKPENCSGCSICELACSFHNGPDRSFRPSAAHLRAVRTEGLNRFRIEFSPDCNGCGLCAAHCGYGVFGAPIASEEGP